The sequence GAACACCAGGACTCACCCACAAACCACGTTTACGTCCTGCTGCCCTTCGACTCGGCGGAACAGTTCGCGATTGCGCAGGAAAAGCTGCTGGCGGATGCAACGTATCAGCAGGCAGCGGCGGATTATGCGAACCTTCCGAAAGAACAGGCCGCTTTCGACAAGCTGGAATCGTCACTGCTCATTGCGTTCAAGGGAATGCCCAGGATGGCGTCCTTGCCTGCGACAGGCGACCGTTCAGCGTGGGTGTTCGAACTGCGGACGTACTTCAGCCCGAGCGAAAGCCGTGGATGGAACAAGATCAAGATGTTCAATGATGGCGAGATCAAGGTGATGCAGGATGTCGGCCTGGCGCCCCTGTTCTTCGGGCAGAACCTGACGGGTACACAACTCCCTGCGCTGACTTACATGACGTGCGGCGAAACCCTGGAGGAACATCAGAAACATTGGCGCGCGTTTGGATCCGCGCCCGGCTGGAATGCGCTGAAGAACGACCCGCAATACAAGGACAACATGACTGGAATGTCGCGGGTGATTCTGAAGCGAACAGCAGCGTCGCAGCTGTGACGCCCTGCCATTCAGGGTAGCGTCAGGCATCCCTGCCTGACGTAGAGGGCGTGCATCCTTGCCGCCCGGAAAGAATCGTGGAATGCGACGCACGCTCGCCTTTGCTCATCGCGCTTCTCCGTGCCTGAGGTTCCTCCCACCGGGCTGGAAGCCCGGCTTTACGGCAGGCAGGATGCCTGCCGCCACACGCTTTTCGATAGGGGTAGGAGCGAGGGATTAACCTCGCCCCTCCCTCCAAACCGGACGGGCGGATTTCCCGCATCCGGCTTTCCGTTTAGTGGTTCCTGTCCGGAGTTGGCTCGCTTCGGCTCGGGCTGTGGCCAGGGAGATCAGCC is a genomic window of Verrucomicrobiia bacterium containing:
- a CDS encoding NIPSNAP family protein — protein: MFSIKTVPLVFAAALLTLAGCATPNASSSRAERSQFYELRVYSTHSEGQQKRISDHWQNAAIPAYNRIGVQSIGVFTEHQDSPTNHVYVLLPFDSAEQFAIAQEKLLADATYQQAAADYANLPKEQAAFDKLESSLLIAFKGMPRMASLPATGDRSAWVFELRTYFSPSESRGWNKIKMFNDGEIKVMQDVGLAPLFFGQNLTGTQLPALTYMTCGETLEEHQKHWRAFGSAPGWNALKNDPQYKDNMTGMSRVILKRTAASQL